A window of the Microvirga terrae genome harbors these coding sequences:
- the cyoB gene encoding cytochrome o ubiquinol oxidase subunit I, with product MFSNSDLSQLLFGRLSLEAIPYHEPILVGTFIVVALGGLGLVGAITWYGQWGYLWREWFTSVDHKKIGIMYVILAIVMLLRGFADAVMMITQKALSVGASEGYLPPHHYDQVFTAHGSIMIFFMAMPFVTGVMNYIMPLQIGARDVAFPFLNNFSFWMTAGGAVLTMMSLFVGEFSRATWLAYPPLSGAAYSPGVGVDYYIWGLQIAGVGTTLSGINLIATIVKMRAPGMTMMKLPVFTWTTLASNAIIVTIFPVLTATLVLLALDRYVGTRFFTNDFGGNSMLYMNLIWIWGHPEVYVLILPAFGIYSEVVSTFCSKRLFGYTSMVYATMVIALVSWLVWLHHFFTMGAGANVNAFFGITTMIISIPTGAKVFNWLFTMYRGKIRFETPFIWVIGFIPTFVIGGLTGVLLAVPPADFVLHNSLFLVAHFHNVIIGGVVFGLLAGVQYWFPKAFGYKLDPFWGKVSFWCWLVGFWITFTPIYILGLMGVTRRTQHFEDPAVQPYLTIAAIGVFIIMAGIAAFVFQLFISYVRREKLRDVTGDPWGGRTLEWSTTSPPPPYNFAFTPVVHDLDAWWDMKRRGYDHPLEGFRPIHMPKNTGTGVILAGLSTILGFALVWYIWWLAALSFVGIIATAIAHTFNYNRDYYIPTEEVVRIEGQRLAQPAGGV from the coding sequence ATGTTCTCGAACTCAGATCTCAGCCAATTGCTCTTCGGACGCCTTTCGCTCGAAGCCATTCCCTACCACGAGCCGATTCTGGTCGGGACCTTCATCGTCGTCGCCTTGGGCGGCCTGGGGCTCGTCGGCGCGATCACGTGGTATGGTCAGTGGGGCTATCTCTGGCGGGAATGGTTCACGAGCGTCGACCACAAGAAGATCGGCATCATGTACGTCATCCTGGCCATCGTGATGCTGCTGCGCGGCTTCGCCGACGCCGTCATGATGATCACGCAGAAGGCCTTGTCTGTTGGCGCGTCGGAGGGATACCTACCGCCGCACCATTATGATCAAGTCTTCACGGCCCACGGTTCAATCATGATCTTTTTCATGGCGATGCCCTTCGTGACCGGCGTCATGAACTATATCATGCCGTTGCAGATCGGCGCGCGTGATGTGGCCTTTCCGTTTCTCAACAATTTCAGCTTTTGGATGACGGCGGGAGGGGCCGTTCTCACGATGATGTCCCTGTTCGTGGGGGAGTTCTCTCGAGCCACCTGGCTTGCCTATCCCCCGCTGTCAGGCGCCGCCTACAGTCCCGGCGTCGGAGTCGATTACTATATCTGGGGTCTTCAGATCGCGGGCGTCGGCACCACGTTGTCGGGAATCAATCTGATCGCAACCATCGTGAAAATGCGCGCTCCGGGCATGACGATGATGAAGCTGCCGGTCTTCACCTGGACGACGCTGGCCAGCAACGCCATCATCGTTACGATCTTTCCGGTTTTGACCGCGACCTTGGTTCTCCTCGCGCTCGACCGTTACGTGGGGACGCGTTTCTTCACGAACGATTTCGGCGGCAACTCGATGCTGTACATGAACCTCATCTGGATATGGGGTCATCCGGAGGTGTACGTCCTTATCCTACCTGCCTTCGGGATCTATTCCGAGGTTGTCTCGACCTTTTGCAGCAAACGGTTGTTCGGCTACACGTCGATGGTCTACGCCACGATGGTAATCGCGCTCGTGTCATGGCTTGTTTGGCTGCACCACTTCTTCACCATGGGAGCCGGCGCCAACGTCAACGCGTTCTTCGGCATCACGACGATGATCATCTCGATCCCGACGGGAGCGAAGGTGTTCAACTGGCTCTTCACCATGTACCGCGGCAAGATCCGGTTCGAGACGCCGTTCATCTGGGTCATAGGCTTCATCCCGACCTTCGTGATCGGTGGCCTGACCGGGGTTTTGCTGGCTGTGCCGCCCGCCGATTTCGTCCTGCACAACAGCCTGTTCCTGGTGGCTCACTTTCATAACGTCATTATCGGGGGCGTCGTGTTCGGCCTGCTCGCAGGCGTCCAGTATTGGTTCCCGAAGGCGTTCGGCTACAAGCTCGACCCATTCTGGGGAAAGGTGTCGTTCTGGTGCTGGCTGGTTGGCTTCTGGATCACGTTCACGCCGATCTACATCCTGGGGCTCATGGGCGTGACGCGGCGGACACAGCACTTCGAAGATCCAGCCGTCCAGCCTTACCTGACGATCGCTGCGATCGGCGTTTTCATCATCATGGCGGGAATCGCGGCCTTCGTGTTCCAACTCTTCATCAGCTATGTTCGGCGTGAGAAGCTGCGCGACGTCACGGGCGACCCTTGGGGCGGACGGACCCTTGAATGGTCGACGACTTCGCCGCCGCCGCCCTACAACTTCGCCTTCACCCCGGTGGTCCATGATCTTGATGCATGGTGGGACATGAAACGGCGCGGCTACGACCATCCTTTGGAAGGGTTCAGGCCGATCCACATGCCCAAGAATACGGGTACAGGCGTCATCCTGGCCGGGTTGAGCACCATACTGGGCTTCGCCTTGGTCTGGTATATCTGGTGGCTGGCCGCTCTTTCGTTTGTTGGTATCATCGCGACGGCTATCGCCCACACGTTCAATTACAACCGTGATTACTACATTCCGACCGAGGAGGTTGTCCGAATTGAGGGCCAGAGGCTGGCCCAGCCCGCAGGAGGGGTTTGA
- the cyoC gene encoding cytochrome o ubiquinol oxidase subunit III — MHETTPPPGATAPVFYEQEEHAHGDGGTLFGFWIYLMGDSLIFAVLFATYGVLGRNYAAGPSGADLFDLRLVAVNTSLLLLSSITYGFAMLEMDRDRIRPTLAWLGVTGLFGAAFVGIELYEFSHLIGEGATPQRSAFLSSFFALVGTHGLHVTFGILWLITLMVQVRQRGLILENQRRLMCLSMFWHFLDVVWIGVFTFVYLMGVMR, encoded by the coding sequence ATGCACGAGACGACTCCCCCACCTGGCGCTACGGCGCCCGTCTTCTACGAGCAGGAGGAGCACGCCCACGGCGATGGAGGCACGCTGTTCGGCTTCTGGATCTACCTGATGGGCGACAGCCTCATTTTCGCAGTTCTGTTCGCCACCTATGGCGTACTCGGCCGCAACTACGCAGCGGGACCGTCGGGAGCCGACCTGTTCGACCTGCGGCTCGTTGCCGTCAATACGAGTCTGTTGCTTCTGTCGTCGATCACCTACGGCTTTGCCATGTTGGAGATGGACAGGGACCGGATCAGACCGACCCTTGCCTGGTTGGGGGTCACGGGTCTGTTCGGAGCAGCCTTTGTCGGGATCGAGCTTTATGAGTTCTCGCATTTGATCGGCGAGGGCGCGACGCCCCAGCGCAGTGCCTTTCTTTCCTCGTTCTTCGCTCTGGTGGGAACACACGGACTGCATGTCACATTCGGCATCCTTTGGCTCATTACGCTTATGGTCCAGGTGCGGCAACGCGGACTGATCCTGGAGAATCAGCGCCGGCTCATGTGCCTCTCCATGTTCTGGCACTTCCTCGATGTGGTCTGGATCGGCGTGTTCACCTTCGTTTATTTGATGGGGGTCATGCGATGA